Within the Indicator indicator isolate 239-I01 chromosome 1, UM_Iind_1.1, whole genome shotgun sequence genome, the region TCAGAAATGAACAAGAATGTTTGAGAGACTAATGGAAGAGGATTAAAGATGAaggcagaaaaaataaagaaaatagaaTTTAAGAAGTATCTTAAAGGAGACAAGTAAAAATGAGGATGAAAATAGAAAgcagtctgcagaagaaaaataaatgagcaTGTGGAGTAAGAAGAAGCAAGTGATGAGGAAAggacaacaaagcaaaactgacTGAAAGGAAAACTTCAGATATCTCAAAGTCTCAGCATGtgggcattttttttctttctttctttaaacaccttcacaaggaaaggagggaatttttgtttgcagtgttgtgaaaacagaaaaaagtatGAATCTGCCAAAACCAATAAGCTGTCTTGTAATGTGTGCTTATTAGAATAAAGTAAATATAGGAATGAACCCAGCTTGAGTTCATTAACATGCATTTGTAATTCTAGCAATGGTAGCACAAACTGGCAAGATTTTTAGAGGAAGTGGTAAGAAAAAAGGGTGATAAATGAAGTTTTTTAAAGACACaccaaaaaagagagagaaaataaaagaagataaGAAACTaggaaaatatgaaatgcagaCATGACACTGGATAAAGGGGAGGTATGGGGTAGAAGAGGATAAAAAATCCAATGTAATCATCTATCAatccattttttaatttatgaattTGCTCAACCATTTTACTCTCATCACAATAATACATCTGAGTATCTAAAGCCCAGAAAAGGTTTAATTTCACCCTTCCTCCTCAAGAGGAAACTGAGGGATGGTGATATCAAGATTCCTTCCTATcagttttcctctgtttttcatGTGTAAGTTAAAAAACTGATCTACAATGGGGCATTTGGTGCATGGATCACAGTTTAGCAATATCTGCTTTTGGAAGGGTGGACCACTGCCCTGGAGTATTTACcttccaatctcttttcagtggggtgcagtaataagacaaagaaTAACGGgtacaaatttgaacatagaagatttcacctcaacatgaggagaaacttctttacagtgagggtgacagagcactagaacaggctgcccagagaggttgtagagtctccttctctggagactttcaaaacctacctggatgcatttctgtgtggactaccctaagtgatccagCTTTGGCAggaagggttggactgaatgatctcttgaggtcccttccaacctctaatgtctATGATTCACTGTGGAAAGAGACCAGCCAATGCAGACAGCAGACTTCTTGCTTGTCTTCCTTCTCAAAAGTCCACATAAATCACATACAactgctctgttttctgttgATAAAATATTGTCCCTCTCTTTTCAAGACACAGATAAGGTGAATACAAGAAAAGGAATATGGTCTTTCAGGGTGGAGATAAGCAAACATTTAGGAATGAGACAAAATCCTCTGACCTATGAAATGATTATGAGCAGAAAGGACTCTGGTTTTAAGAGTGCCCATGATCTTTTCCATCACATCTTGCCCGGTAATTGACATTTATTATCATTACTTTGAGCAGTGTAAAGTTCTTTGGAGTCACTGCAAGAGTATAGGTATAGGGAATGAGAAAtgttatttggaaaaaaaaatcagctaaaATCTGGTATTAATATGCAGTCAATTTAAATTTCTAAATATGCATGTTAGTCAAAACCAGCTGCACATATATTCAGAAAccaaacctttttttcttttttaaaatactgttgaGACCTATGTTTTTATGAAGATTCAAAAGCAGCATTCTTTACACACCTAACTAAGCTCCAATGACCTCTCAAACAGCTGTCCTCAAATGTGAAACAAACAGGATAAGAAATATTGAGGTGAAGGGGGATTAGCTCTGTGAAGTATTTTGTAACATTGAAGAAACTGTCCTTGTGATATTAATGAAACAAAGGCTGAGCATTATGATAAGGAagacaataaataaatagagaTAAAAGTAAACCCAGGTTATAATCCTATTATAAACTCTTTCAGAAGATGGAACTTGTCTCCAGACCTTTCAGGAAGGTGGGAAGTCATATTTCAAGAAAAGATAAGTACTGTGTGGCATCTTCATTAACACTTGTTTTACTTTTGAGATTAACCAAAATGAATCAGAATAAATTAGCACCATGGTGCTGTCAGATGCAAAGAAGGTCAAAGGCTTCATGATCACTGTTAGAAAACCAGCAACAGAGAAAATGAGAACTTTAATGGCATTTATAAAAACATCTGTTCTGGGATCCCTGGAGCTGGCAGTGTTGCTTTGTGTATCTCTGCAGAGAGATAATTAACACCATGGAGGACAGCaaaataacagaaagaaaaaaggaacacTCCATGGTTAGCAAAAAAGAGATGTTAATATTAGAGATATCAGAGTGCATATTCACCACCCAGCTGATAACTTAACCCAGGCAAAAGATATGACAAAGCAGACCAGCAGTTGAAACTGCAGACCAGTCAGTTTCACCTCTCTGCCTGGGCAAATCCCCTGTATTAAGTACACACAAAACAAGGAGATGGCTTCACTAAGGGCAAATTGTGCCTGGCAAGTTTGGTGGCCTTTCACAACGGGGTTACAGCATTGGTAGGGAATGGAAGAGCAACTGATATGTGCAAGGACAtttgcaaagcatttgacaATGTCACACACAACACCTTTTTCTCTGAATCGTGGAGAGAGACATGAATTTGATAGATGGACagctcagtggataaggaattgacTGGATGGTCACAAGCAAAGAGTTGCAGTCAGCAGTTTGATGTCTAAGTGGAGACCAGTGATGAGTGGCTTTTCTCAGAGTTTGGTACTAGAACTGGCACTCTTGAATATCTTTGTCAGCATATGGATGGTgggattgaatgcaccctcagcatattcactgatgacaccaagctatgCAGTGCAGTAGGCACACTGGAGGAAATAGATGctatccagaaggatcttgatgGGCTTGAGGGGTCGGTTTGCTTGAaactcaggaagttcaacaaggccaagtgcaaggtcctgcacctgggctgaggcaatcccaaacacaaatacaaGCTGGCCAATGAATgcattgagagcagccctgcagagaagaactTAGGAGTGTTTAATGATAAGGAGCTCAACTGGACCCAGTAATATGCACCTGATTTTCTTACTGTGTCAGGTTGGCCTGTGTAGGAGAGtatttggggggggaggggaagcatTTGAGGCCTGGGTTTTTTGGCCTGGTTTGAGGGGAAGTTGTGGAAACCTTTGGCTTAATGATGTTTTGTAGCAAGCCCAAAAGAGAGAACTGGGAAGAGGTTGACTATGGATTTGTGTATTTCGTATTTGTGTAAATATttgtgaatagtacttccatttaaatttacagttctttccaatcctgttTGTAGTATTTTCTTTCACTCCTTTGGGGAGTGGTAAAGAGATTTATTTGCTCCCTAAGCCCAAGAGACACACTTAAAATGACCTTGGTGCTATCATATCTACTGGCCTTCTACGAACTGCAGACAGTATTTTCCCATTCATGTTCTCAATATTTTGTGTAACTTGCAAAGTTACAGGAGTCTTATTTACAATCACCACATAAAGTTTCTTGGACACTGAAATCTCAACAAGGCTCTTTTTATGTAAttttgggtaaaaaaaaaaatgacaaaatattaattgaatttatttattttccaggaTAAACTAGATATAGAAATAAACCTGGTATAATTTGGTGCATGATATTTTGTTGTCAAATAGTAATCAGAAACCTTCTTTTAAAATGTACCAGAAAAAGAAGGCTAGACATGCAGAGAACACAGATAACGATTTTAGGAAGGGAAAGGTTGAAATCCAAAGAGCAGGGcaagatgaaaaaataaatgggaaacTGTGGAAgaagacatgaaaaaaatattgaagcTTTGGGAAAGgatggaaagcaaaaggaaaaaactaaTAATTTATTTACCAATTCAGTCATTTACAATTCTAATTTATGTACCCATCCATCTCATTCTATGCTGTGTATAACAAAGCTTTCATCAGTACAATATAAAGACATCAAGTGCTTGagctttgtcctcctctcccctgGAAGCACTGAAGGATATTTTATTAATCATTGCTCTTGCTTTAGATCTCCCACTCTTGAAGGCGAGGAGACAGTGAAAAAGCTGACCAGGGGTCAGTATTTTCATACCTGGCTCTGATCCTTTTCCTTCAGACTGCCACCAGAAATATGTTTGGAAATATCTAAAGAGAAACTCATTGAGGAACGGAATTTTACCAGAGCTTCCTGATTAGgttaaagaaaaccacaaacaacattATCAACCTTTTCCCaccctaaagaaaaaaaaaaaacaccaaacaacaaacaacttaaCCCAACACCAAAGAATCCTTCAATTCTTTCAGAAGGATTTCTTTTCATGACATTACCAGCTGGAAAAAGGATCAAAAGGGCTATCGCTGTGTGACTCTTCTAATCTTGGTCCATTTTGACAGGGTATGCAGCTGTAGAGCAAGGTGGTGCTTCAGGGTGAGAATGTCAGTTCCCATCTGCCTCCCTGCAGAACTGCACAGGCAGGGCTCTAGAGGGACTTCTGAGTCTCTCCTGatgcagcacacacagcagtgTATGCTACAATAGTCTTTGTTTTGCAGTACGTTTTGTTGCATCCCCAAATGCTGTGCATATGTGTTCAGTCATTCCCCACTCCTGCTATGCAGTTTGACCCAGAGGTTCACAAAAGCTAATAATCATATCACTtcatatcacaggatcacaggatattaggggttggaagggacccctggagatcttcaagtccaacccccctgccagagcaggaccatagaatctagagtaggtcacacaggaaggaatCCAGACGAGTCccaaaagtctccagagaaggagactccacaacgtctctggggagcctgttccaatgctctgtgaccttcacagtgaagaagttcctcatcatgttgaggtggagcttcctgtgctgtagtttacatccacaTTACACAGTGCATTCATTTATGCCTCCTATTAACATATctttcattgtaaaaaaaatgttttaaggcATCAGTTAAAAGCATATTCACTCTTCAACTAATCTGGTTAGACAGTgatttcaaagcattttataAAGATATTACTCCAACGTTTCAAACACTGAGGTCCAAAACTACATGAATCACCCTATTCATTAATTTTATAGAACTGGGACTGAAACTCTCACCATAGGGATTTACAACCTAGCATTATCTCAATTCCTGCTGAGAGGATATATAGCATAAAAATACTTGAGCTGAACCGAGAACTTGAGAACAGAATCTTCTTGCACATTATTTGATAAAACACAGCAGGATTTGTTGAACATATTTCATCAACCTCATGTGAAACTTCATAGTAGCATAAAATGCTAAAAGACAGCAGCCATAGAAACAACTCACAACTactcaaaacaacaacaaatcacgcaaaaaaggcaaatttgtGATGAGAATGGTCAACTCAACAAGAAGGAGATTTTCTACACTAGACATGTACATATATGTACCTACATCTGTCTACACTGTAATCATCACCTTAGCAATCCActttcaagaaaaacaaaggaatgatcataaaatatattttgaacAAAAGGATCTGCTTTAAAGAGAGATTTAATCACTAAAGTATTACATACATACTGGAATTCTAACATGAATTAATCTAATTTTGAATGCAATTCAATTACATTAATTGGCTGTACATTTCAATGCTTTCATTTTCCCTTCAGGTTACCTTTCAGCTAGTTTTCCGTGCTTAGAAGAATATTCTGTTTGTATGTCACACCAACTCTAACTTGTACAACATATTAAACAATCCAGTTTTAAGATTCTCATTATGAAGGATCACTTAGCAGAGAATGGATATTTGTGATCTCTGTAAATTTTGTGTGGTttagctctcttttttttcaacTTCAACATATCACAAAACTGCCTTAAACTGAGAATCTGAAATCACAAAGCATCCTGTACTTGATTTGTTATTTAACGGCATTGTTTCCTTTCGGTGTATTCTTATTCTCACTCTTTATTAAATAAGATTGAGGAAGCAAAAgtggtgtaaaaaaaaaaaaaagcaaaaataaatgttatttcAGATGCTCTGATACTTTAAGGACTTCTAATCACAGAAATCTCTGAAAGATGAAAGTTACTGACTAAGAAAAAAGCCAGTGAAACAATACATGCTTAAAAGTCTTGATTCCAGATTTGTAATTGGAGAGTTTCTCTCAAGCTATATTATGGGCCTTTTCCAAAGGCACTTAAAATTCTGGCAAAGGATTCTAAATGCCAATTTCAGTTTTGAATTGACTATGATCAGTATAATGGAGTGTATAGAAGGATATGCCCCAACTACAACTAAGGATACTGCAACTTTTACAACATCTTTACTTTGAGAAGTAGACAGTATCAGCAGAATTTGAGCTGCAACACTAGAAAGATACAAGATCAAGAAAGAAATAATGGATTTAATGGCAGTTAAGTGAACATCTATCAAAGGATCCCTGAAAGTATTTACATAAGATTGCATCTTCTTTCTGTGCTTCCACAGAGAAGTAATTAATAAAACTGAAGTTACCACAGATAGTATTAGAGGAAAAAAGCAACCTACGAAGTAAAGAAGCAGGAGGTACAGATGTGAACTATCCCAGTTAGTGATATGTGCTGTGCTATTTTCTCTACAGTTCCCTGTTGAGCTGCAGAGGTAAGTGCTGGATGTAATCCatagaaaaggaagggaagtcATAGAAGAGATCACCAGTGATCCCAGAAGTAGCCATGGGACCATCCCAGCTATTCTGAGCTTGATTTGCAGCAACAGCCGTTGAGGGACATTGATTATTTTTACACAGTAGAGTACATAGAGCCAGGTACTGAACCACAAACTGGAATGGTTTACAAACATCCACACAGCGCCAAAAGCTTTGTACACAGAAGCCAACTTAAACACATCAGTAAAGTAGAGACTATGAATGTGCATCAGTACAGTCACCTGCAAGATACATCTTGATGTGCTCAGAAAGATCAGGATCATATcagcagaagaaatttttttggttttgaacCAGTTAATGGTATTAACAGCTGTAATAAATCCATTTCCAATAAATCCAACAACAATTTCCATAGCTACAATACTTATCGAAATAATAATAACTGGTGCCAACATCTTGCTGCTTTGGTCGCCTCTGCCTGCTTAGCTTTTGGAGCTGCACATGAAGTTGAGCAGACCTGATGGTATCTGACTAGCCCCAGCTTTGGCCTAGTCACCTTATATCTAGGAACAAAAAGTAATTTGGAAATGATAGTGGGAAATGTCTATTGATATTCTTCCTGAATGTGCAAATCAGAGAAGGatttaataattaattataGCCTTTTACTTGCATAAGATTTGCCTACGCTTTTCCTTAGGGGTGTGGGATACTTAGCTGTATTAGCCTTTTCATATTTTGTTTAATTGTTTGTATTTCTACCTAGAATTACAGAAAGTTCTGTGGTTTTCAGTTTACAACCATACCTGACAACATGTAAGGGCATGCATCCTGCAAACCAAGACAGGCAGCAGCATATGCTGGATCAAGAGGTCTTGTATTGTAACTAGCGTCTCTCATACAGTTTTGAAGGTTTGTGTGTTATATCAATTAGAAGCAACCATTTTCACACAAAGAAAATTATACAGCCTCCAGACCTGTTATAGGGGAGCACTCCAGACAACAAAGCTGGATTATTGCTCTACATAGTTGACCACTTCTTATATGTTAGGTCTTGTGTTGGTCACATATATGAGATCAAAAGATGACAGTGACCAGTTGTATTATGAGCAGTGATGACAGGCTAGTGGAGCAAAGAAGTTCATCTAGTAGATGCCTGTTAAAAGCCTCACTTTCTCCAGCTACCTTCACCATCCCAACCTCCATCCCACCTGCATGCCACAGAGAATTTTCTTCATCTAGATGGTGGATCTagacctgttttttttttttttttggagtgaAAATCTGTCACCCATCTGCATCCATAGACTTGACTGCTCTAATAAATTTAGAAGTCCACAACAGTGGGTGGAGCCCATTAATCTGCACCTTGCAGTAGTGGGTATTTATAAAGACATATGTCTAGATTTACAGAACCTTTTCAACTCCTGACCCATTAAGCAGATACGTGAATACAGTATTGGCACATTAATATTGTCAATGTGTGAAACAAAAAGTGAAGACTTTGACAAGCAGATCTGCGATCTCAGCCCATCCCTGCTCACCGAAGCAGGAGCAGCGCAGGAGCAGCAAAGGAGCAGCGCCGAGCCGCACGGCACAACCCCTCCTCTGAGCCAGCTTCTCTCTCGCGAGAGGCAGGCGCGGCATAGGCGGAGTCCCTGCTCCAGCGGCTGATTTTAAAACCccagcaaggtcctgcatctgggtcgaggcaatcccaagcacaaatacaggctgggcagggactggctggaaagcagccctgagcagagggacttgagggtgctggtggacgagaagctcaacaggagctgtcaatgtgcacttgcagcccagaaagccaaccagatcctgggctgcatcaagagaagtgtagccagcaggtcaagggaggtgattctcccctctactcagctctggtgagaccccacctggagtactgtgttcagttctggacctcctattacaagagggatatggacatgctggaacatgtccagagaagggccaccaggatgatcagagggctggagcacctctcctatgaggacagactgaaagagttggggctgttcagtctggagaagagaaggctctgaggtgaccttattgtggcctttcaatatctgaagggggcctacaagaaagctggggagggactttttaggatatcaggtagtgataggactagggggaatggaataaagctggaagtggggagattcaggctggaagtgaggaagaagttcttcaccatgagagtggtgagagcctggactgggttgtccagggaggtggttgaggccccatccctggaggtgtttaaggccaggctggatgaggctctggccagcctgctgtagtgtgaggtgtccctgcccatggcaggggggttggaactagatgatccttgtggtcccttccaaccttgactgattctatgattctatgatctcagctCTTCTCTGCTCACCGAGGCAGGAGCAGCACGCGAGCAGCGCCGAGCGGCATGACATGACATGAGACGACCcgaccccaccccaccccaaccctCCCCTCCTCTGAGCCAGATTCTCTCTGCCGAGAGGCAGGCACAGCAtgggctcagcctctgctgcagggcGGGTGTTTGCACCAGAGGGAGGAGCTGAGTCATGTGGGTTTGTCATTCAGTAACACGGCAGGACCAGAGGTGGTTGCAACTCGTCCTAAAAGTGTTTCCAAAAGATCTGTGTCAACCCAGACAGAGGTCCCACATAAACATGCAGGTATCCAAACTCCTGTCTGTAAGGAGTGCCAGAATCTCTCACTTCCCGTGGCAAACTGCAGGGACTACACCTGTATTTGCTGTGAGCAAGTGGGTGACCTTCTCTGTCTAGTGGCTGAGCTAAAGGAGGAAGTCGAAAGGCTGTGGTCTATTAGGGAGTGAGAGAGGAAGCTGCATCGGCAGAATCAGACTCTGTCATCCTTCAAACAGTCCCATCAGCCATGTAGTAGTCAGGACACTAAATGCTCCCTACTCTCTTACCAGCTTCCCaaacagaatgactcagaagctggagagcagcgGAGACAAATTCCTCCTGAGTGCACCAGGTGTGGTACCCTACAAGCCACCCAACCCCCTCAGGTGCCCCTGTATAATAGATATGCTGTTCTTGGTGAACCTGTTTCCACCAAAACCAGTGTTCAGCAAGTGGAACCAACTACCAGCAGCTATGAAAGCTTATCTAGTTTGCGTCATCCAGAGAGGCTAGGGGCGAGTAAACCTACTGTCAAAATATCTGCAGTCAAAAAGAAACGCCGGGTGCTTGTCATCAGGGACTCACTTCTGAAGGGCATTGAGGGTCCTACATGCAGACCTGATCCACTCTTTAGGGAAGTTtgttgcctacctggggccagggtcaaggatgtagtaagaaaacttcctaccctgatctgcccaactgactactacccattgttggttttccaagtaggcaatgatgaaacttcaaaaagaagtttgagatcaatgaagagggacttcagagccctggggcacaTGGAtaaggggtcaggagcacaagtagtatttgcttctgtccccccaCTAGCTATGTCTAATGATGgactaaacatgaaaatccagcagattaatgcctggctgCGTGACTGGTGTCAACGGCAGATTTTTGTGTTCTTTAATCACAGACTACTCTACAAAACTCCAGGCCTTCTGACTGTAGAAAGAAACTGCTTATCTCTGAGAGGAAAAtgaatcctgggacaagaactggcagggctgattgatAGGTCTTAAACTAATTTcgaaggggggagagggaaaaacaagCCTCAATGAGGACATTCCTGGGGCAACTGTGAGGCAGGGAACCATCTCTACTGCTATCCCAGGGGGTGTAGGGGACAGTGGATTATGCAGCACCTACAATGGTAAAAGAGACTCCTCTGCTAattctctgaagtgtctgtatacaaACGCAAGAAgtatggggaataagcaggatgaactggaaatctgggtgcagtctcagggttatgatcttgttgcaattacagagacatggtgggacagctcctatgactggaatgtggctatggatggctatgtccttttcaggaaggacaggctgacaaggcaaggtggtggagttgttctctatgtgaataagcaactggaaatgtgttgagctcaacccagggggagatAATTAAAgcgttgaaagcttatgggtaagagtgaagggacatacAAACATGAATGATACggttgtgggggttt harbors:
- the LOC128972373 gene encoding taste receptor type 2 member 40-like yields the protein MLAPVIIISISIVAMEIVVGFIGNGFITAVNTINWFKTKKISSADMILIFLSTSRCILQVTVLMHIHSLYFTDVFKLASVYKAFGAVWMFVNHSSLWFSTWLYVLYCVKIINVPQRLLLQIKLRIAGMVPWLLLGSLVISSMTSLPFLWITSSTYLCSSTGNCRENSTAHITNWDSSHLYLLLLYFVGCFFPLILSVVTSVLLITSLWKHRKKMQSYVNTFRDPLIDVHLTAIKSIISFLILYLSSVAAQILLILSTSQSKDVVKVAVSLVVVGAYPSIHSIILIIVNSKLKLAFRILCQNFKCLWKRPII